The uncultured Campylobacter sp. genome contains a region encoding:
- a CDS encoding cupin domain-containing protein — protein MEKIVWQNSIFDGVTITKLFDGPHSKEIRINLEKGAEMKEHKAPGAIMVQVLSGKIDFSVGEDSTTLNTLDMVTLDPNIPHALIALENSIVRLSLSKNDDVSRVFKVLRS, from the coding sequence ATGGAAAAGATAGTATGGCAAAATAGTATATTTGACGGTGTTACCATCACTAAGCTTTTTGATGGTCCGCATAGCAAAGAGATACGTATAAATTTAGAAAAAGGCGCTGAAATGAAAGAGCATAAGGCGCCTGGAGCGATAATGGTTCAAGTTTTAAGCGGAAAAATAGATTTTAGCGTCGGCGAAGATTCTACGACGCTGAATACGCTTGATATGGTTACGCTTGATCCAAACATTCCTCATGCACTCATTGCACTAGAAAATAGTATCGTAAGACTTAGCTTAAGCAAAAATGACGATGTAAGTCGAGTATTTAAGGTTTTAAGATCTTGA